CGCCTGGCCGAGCGCGGCCTGCGCGTCGCGGTGATCAAGCACGCCCACCACACCTTCGACGTCGACCAGCCCGGCAAGGACAGTCACCGTCTGCGCCAGGCCGGTGCCGCCCCCATGCTGGTGGCCTCCCGGGAGCGCCTGGCGCTGATGATGGAGACCCCCGGCCAGCAGGAGCCCGACCTGGCAAGGCTGGTGGCGCTGGTGGCCACCCAGGCGCCGGACCTGGTGCTGGTGGAGGGCTTCAAGGCATGGCCGCTGCCCAAGCTCGAACTGCACCGCCCGGCCCTGGGCAAGCCCCTGCGGGTGGCCGAGGACCCCTGGGTGAGGGCGGTGGCCTCGGATGCGCCCCTGACGCTGCCTGAGGGCGTCGAGGCCCTGGATCTCAACGACCTCGCCGCCCTGGCCGACTGGATCGCCGCCTGGCCGGCGCGCTGGCCCGCGGAGCGCCGGCCCCGCGCCCCGGCCACGGCCCGGGGAGTCGCCGCGCCATGACCCTCTCCTGCTTCGAACTGGGCGAGCGCATGCTGGCCGTGGAGGAGGCCCGGGCGGCGGTGCTCGCCCTGGTAGCGGGGCCGCTGCCCGCCGAGATCGTCCCCCTGGCGCTGGCCCACGGCCGGGTGCTGGCCGAGGACGCCGTCTCGCCCATCGCGGTGCCCCAGAACACCAACTCCGCCATGGACGGCATCGCCCTGGCCTGGCCCGCCGCGCCCGGCGAGGATTGCGCCCCCGTGACACGCTTTCGCCGGGTCGTCGAGCTCCACGCCGGCCAGGCGCCCGCCGGACCCCTGGCCCCCGGCGAGTGCGCCGGCATCACCACCGGCGCGCCGCTGCCCCCCGGCGCCGACACCGTGATCATGCGCGAGCAGCTGGCGGACGAGCAGGGCGCCGATGGCACCCGCTGGGCCATCGTCGATCAGCCCGAGCGGGTCCGGCGAGGCCAGAACGTGCGCCGCGCCGGCGAGGATATCGCCCGCGGCGCCCTGGCGCTGGCCGCCGGCACCCGCCTGGCCGCCGCCGAGCTCGGCCTGCTGGCCTCGCTGGGGCTCGCCGAGGTGGCGGTGCATCGCCGCCCGCGGGTGGCGCTCTTCTCCACCGGCGATGAGGTCACCGCCCCCGGCCAGCCGCTGCCCGCGGCGGGCATCTTTGACGCCAACCGCTTCAGCCTGATGGCGCTGGCCGCCGAGCACGGCGCCGAGGTGCTCGACCTCGGCATCCTGCCCGACGACCGCGACGCCATCGCCGCCGCCCTTGCCCGGGCCGCCGATGAGGCGGACCTGGTGATCACCAGTGGCGGCGTCTCGGTGGGCGACGCCGACCACACCCGGGCGGCGCTCGCCGAGCAGGGCGAGCTCGGCTTCTGGAAGATCGCCATCCGACCAGGCCGCCCCCTGGCCTGCGGGCGCCTCGGCCCCCGGGGCGTGCCCTTCCTGGGCCTGCCCGGCAACCCGGTGGCGGCCATGGTCACCTTCCGCGAGTTCGCCGCCCCGCTGCTGGCCAGGTTGCAGGGTCAGCTGCAGGGTCAGCGGCAGGGCAGCGCGGCCGCTGACCCTGAGCGACTCACGGCCCTGGCCGACCATGCGCTCGCCAGTCGCGTCGGGCGCGTCGACCTGCTGCGCGGCGTCTACCGCTGCGACGCCGACGGGCGGCTGCGAGTCGCCGTCACCGGCGCCCAGGGCTCCGGCATCCTCTCCTCCATGGTCCAGGCCAACTGCCTGATCGAGATCGCCGCCGAGCGCGCCGCCGTGGCCGCCGGCGAGGCGGTGACCATCCAACCCCTGTTCCGTTTTCCATGAGGCATCGACCATGTCACTGACCCATCTCAACGCCCGCGGCGAGGCCCATATGGTCGACGTCGCCGACAAGCCGGAGAGCCGCCGGGAGGCCACCGCCTCCGGCCGTATTCGCATGCTGCCCGAGACCCTGGCACTGCTCGCCGAGGGCGGCCTGCCCAAGGGCGACGTGCTGGCCACCGCCCGCATCGCCGGCATCCAGGCCGCCAAGCGCACCCACGAGCTGATCCCGCTCTGCCATGCCCTGGCGCTGTCGAAGGTGGCCATCGACTTCACCCTCAACGAGGCCGAGAGCTGCGTGGAGGTCTCCGCCACCTGCCGGCTCAACGGCCGCACCGGGGTAGAGATGGAGGCCCTCACCGCCGTCTCGGTGGCCTGCCTGACTCTCTACGACATGTGCAAGGCGGTGGACAAGGGCATGGAGATCGATGCCATCCGCCTCGACACCAAGACCGGCGGCAAGTCCGGCGACTATCGCCGTGGGCAGGCCCTGGGCGAGGGGGCGGGAGAGGGCGCCGTAGTCACCGGCGCCGAGGGCCCCATCGTCACCGGCGAGGGGCACAGCGGCCAGGTGGCGCTGGGCAGCCGCTGCGATATCGCCGCCCCCTGCATCCGCGTCAAGTGCCTGGCGGAGCTGCGCGAGCGCCTCGGCGTGGGCGAGATTTCCGTGCCGCTCACCGACCTGCCGCGGGCCGATGTCGCAGGCCTCAAGGCGGCCCTCACGACGCTTGATGCGCGCTTCGCCGGCCTCAATGAGGGGCGGGTGCTCTGCGCGGTGAACCAGGTGATGGCCGGCGATGATACCCCCCTCACCGATGAGGACGAGGTGGCCTTCTTCCCCCCCGTCACCGGAGGCTGAACGATGAACCCAGCCCAGATGATTCGCGTGCAGGAGGCCCCCTTCGATGCGGGCGTCGAACAGCACGCGTTGCTCGCCGGGCGCACCGATATCGGAGCGGTGGTCTGCTTCACCGGCCTGGTGCGCGACTTCAACGAGCGCCCGGAGGTCACCGCCCTGACCCTCGAGCACTATCCCGGCATGACCGAGGCGGCCCTCACGGCTATCGTCGACGAGGCGCGGAGCCGCTGGCCGCTTGACGGGGTGCGTGTGATCCACCGGATTGGACGCCTGGCCCCCGGAGACCCTATCGTGTTGGTAGCGGTGGCCAGCGCCCATCGACGGGCGGCCTTCGAGGCCTGTGATTTCATCATGGACTACCTCAAGACCCGCGCCCCCTTCTGGAAGAAGGAGCACGCCAGCGACGGCGACTACTGGGTCTCGGAGCGCCACTCCGACCACGAGGATGCCGGCCGCTGGACGACCTGATTCGCGCGACACGCATGAGGGACGACAATGACAACGCTGCCCCAGGCACTGATCGACGACTTCGGCAGGCGCGTACGCTACGTGCGCATCTCGGTCACCGACCGCTGCGATTTTCGCTGCGTCTACTGCATGAGCGAGGAGATGACCTTCCTGCCTCGCGCCCAGGTGCTGACCCTGGAGGAGCTCGCCCTGGTGGCGCGCGCCTTCGTGGAGCTCGGGGTGGAGAAGGTGCGCCTCACCGGGGGCGAACCCCTGGTGAGGCGCGACATCGACCAGCTGGTGGCCCAGATCGGCGCGCTGCCGGGGCTCAGGGACTTCGCCATGACCACCAACGGCGCGAGCCTGCCGAAGCTCGCCGGGCGGCTGCGCGAGGCGGGCCTGACCCGGCTCAATATCAGCCTGGACTCGCTGGACCCCGAGCGCTTCCGGGCGCTCACCCGCACCGGCGACCTCGCCCGGGTCATCGAGGGCATCCGCGCCGCCCGGGAGGCCGGCTTTTCGCGCATCAAGCTCAATGCGGTGATCCTCAAGGGGCGCAACGACGACGAAGTGGTCGACCTGGTGGCCTTCGCCCGCGATGAGGGGCTCGATATCAGCTTTATCGAGGAGATGCCCCTGGGCGATGTCTCCGACCACCGCCGCGACGAGACCTACTGCTCCAGCGACGAGGTCCAGGCGCTGATCGAGGCCCGCTACCCGCTGACCCCCACCACCGAGAGCACCCTCGGCCCCTCGCGCTATTTCCGCATGGCCGACAGCGAGAGCCGGGTGGGCTTCATCTCCCCCCACAGCCACAATTTCTGCGCCACCTGCAACCGCGTTCGGGTCACCGTGGAGGGGCGGCTGCTGCTCTGTCTCGGCAACGAGCACTCGGTGGACCTGCGCCGCGTGCTGCGCGCCCACCCGGGCAATATCGATGCCCTCAAGCGGGCCATCGTGGCGGCCATGCCCCTCAAGCCCGAGCGCCACCACTTCACCACCGACGGCGACGTCCAGGTGGTGCGCTTCATGAACATGACCGGCGGCTGACGCCTCCTGCCTGGCCGCCTTTACGGCCTTTTTTCGCCGGCCTATGGCCGACCAGGGCGGGCATTTATTGCCCGTTTTTCTCGATGTGAGCGTGCGGCTTTCCTTGCCAATCCACCCATCATGCATATACTTTTCCTCTACACACACGCACAACCCGTCTCGTTTTATTCCGGTTCAGGAGGGGACCCATGTCCAGCGAATCCCTGGAGCGCATCGCTCGCAACAAGAACGTCGCTCGCGCCGCCGCTCGTCAGCTCAGCATGGAGCAGCTGCACAAGCTCTCCGAGGTGATTGTCGAGGTGATCGAGCAGAAGAAGGATGAGGAGCGCCAGCGCCAGGAGGAGGAACTCCAGAAGGAGCGCAAGCGCTCCGAGATCCTCGAGGCCATCAGCGAGGCGGGCCTCTCCGTCGATGACCTGGTGCTCGAGCCGCCGCGTCGCAAACGCGGCCGTCCGCCGAAGAACGCCACCAAGGCGTGAGTAGGGCCTGACAGCCAGATGCAAAAAAGCCGCTCAATGAGCGGCTTTCTTTTCCTCTTTGGCAGCCCGGTGATTGGCGTGTTACCTACCCCAGCTCGCTGGCGGAGGGCGCCTCCACGGCCAGTATCTGCAGGTGAATCTCCGGCAGGCGGCGCAGGTGGTCCGCGAACCAGCCCATCAGGCGCGGCTGCAGGGCGAGGCGAAGCTCCGCCAGGGTATCCCCCGTCAGTGTCTCCAGGGTCTCATCCAGCCAGTCGGTGAAGGCCTCCTCGTCGATGGGGCTGGCCTGGCTGGCGTCCAGCATCAGCCGGCCGATGCGCGTCCAGCCCCCCTCGCCGGTGGCAGTCACCGACAGCGCGAGATAGAGGCTGCCGTGGCGCGGTCCCTGGTTCGGGCCGGCCAGGCCGGGCAGCGGGGCCACGGCGTTCTGGCTGACGATGCAGGGGGGCTGTGGGTGGCGGGACACCAGGGAGAGCCCCTCGGCGTCCAGGCGGATCAGGTCGCCGTTGAGGGGGATCAGCGGCGCCTGGATGCCCAGCGGCTCGGCCAGTTCCCGATGGGCCTGCTGGTGGCGGGGCTCGCCGTGCACCGGCAGCAGGTGGCGCGGCTTCACCCAACCGTAGAAGGTGCGCAGCTCCTCCTGGGCAGGGTGGCCCGAGGCGTGCAGCTCCGGGTGGCTGAACTCGTCGAGCAGGGTCACCCCCAGGCGCTTGAGGCCGCTCTTGAGCCGCTCGATCAGGAGCTCGTTGCCGGGAATCGCCTTGGCCGAGAAGATCACGCTGTCCCCCGCGCCGAGCTCCATGGCGTGGTGGCGGCCGCGGGCCAGGCGGCTGAGCGCCGCCCGGGGCTCGCCCTGGCTGCCGGTGGCGATCACCAGCACCTCGTTGGGGGGCAGGTAGCCGAGGTCCGAGACGGGCACCAGGGGCGGGAAGTCGTCCAGGTAGCCGAGGCCGCGGGCCACCGCCACCATGCGCTCCATGGAGCGCCCCATCAGGCTCACCCGGCGACCGTTGCGCTGGGCGGCGTGGCCGATGGCCAGCACCCGTGCCAGGTTGCTGGCGAAGCAGGAGACCACCACGCGCCCCTCGCAGCGGGCGATGGTGTGCTCGAGCGCCCGGGCCACCTCGCCCTCGCTGCGCGAGTGGCCCGGCATGGGGGCATTGGTGGAGTCGCCGACGACGAGGTCCACCGGCGCGATGGCGCGGAAGGTAGCCGCCGACATGGGCTTTCCGATCAGCGGCTCGGGGTCGAGCTTCCAGTCGCCGGTATGCAGTACGCGGTGCTCGCCGGCGGCCAGCAAGAGGGCGCAGCTCTCGGGGATCGAGTGGGTCAGCGGCAGGTAGCGCAGGGTGAAGGGGCCGCACTCCAGCGCCTCGCCGGGCTCGATGACCCGGATGGCATCGGTGGCCAGGCCCCGCTCGATGAACTTGGCGCGCAGCAGGCCGGCGGCCAGCGGGGTGGCGTGGATGGGGCAGCCCCACTTCGGCCATAGCCAGGCGGCCGCGCCGATATGGTCCTCGTGGCCGTGGGTGATGATCAGCGCCCGGGGGCGGATGCCGAGGGCGGTGAGGGTATCGAGGTTGGGCACCTGCAGCGGGCTGTCGGGAAGGTCCTGGCGGATCATCATGCCGCAGTCCACCGCGATCCACTCGTCCTCGGGGCCCCTCTCGCCAAAACCCCTCTCTCCAAAACCATAGAGACTCAGGTTCATGCCGATCTCGCCGCAGCCGCCCAGCGGCAGGAAATGCAGGGGAGGGCGGCGGCGGGGGCGAATCTGGACTCTGGGCTGTGGCATCGGCAGGCGCGGGCTCGGAAAGTGTTGTTTCACTATACGGGAAGGCCCGGGGCAGCCACAACGACGCGCAGGGCCGGCGGTAGCCAGCGAGTGACGGGGCCAGGGCGGTCGAGGGAAACATGCAGCGGCGTTAGGTGCGCCGGGGATAGCTCACCGAGGGGGTCCTATGCCAGGGATGGCATCGGTAGCGTACAGGGATGTATTCACAGCGCCCCCGAGGGGAGCTATCCCCGGGACAGCACCGAACGAAGTCGCTAGATGCCGGAAGGTGCTGTTTTCGCTACACTGTCGCACCCCGATTACAGCCCAAGCCCAACGCCAAACCAGAGGCACGCCATGTCACACTACTACCGCCTGGTGGTCTCCTGCCCAGACCGCGGGGGCATCGTCTCCCGGGTCTCCGGATTCATCGCCGGCCACGGCGGCTCCATCACCGAGGCGAGCCAGCACTCGGACCTCGAGACCGGGCGCTTCTTCATGCGCTACGAGATCCTGGCCGACTCCATCGGCATGCCCCCCGAGGCGCTGCGCGAGGCCTTCGCCCCCATCGCCGACGAATTCGATATGACCTGGGCGCTCACCGACACCCGCAACCGCCCCCGGATGGTGCTGATGGTCTCGAAGGAGTCCCACTGCCTGGTGGACCTGCTCTACCGCTGGACCGCCGGCGAGCTCGACTGCGACATCGCCGCGGTGATCTCCAACCACGAGACCATGCGCGGTCTGGTGGAGTGGCACGGCATTCCCTACCACCACGTGCCGGTGCAGCCCGACCAGAAGCAGGCCGCCTTCGACGAGGTGGTGCGCCTGGTGGATGACGTGCGCGCCGACTGCGTGGTGCTGGCCCGCTACATGCAGATCCTGCCGCCGTCGATCTGTGAACGCTACGCCGGGCGGGTGATCAATATCCACCACAGCTTCCTGCCCTCCTTCGCCGGCGCCAAGCCCTACCACCAGGCCTACGAGCGCGGCGTGAAGCTGATCGGCGCCACCTGTCACTACGTCACCGAGGAGCTCGATGCCGGCCCCATCATCGAGCAGGACATCCACCGCGTCAGCCACTGCCACACCCCCGGCGACCTGGTGCGCTTCGGCCGCGACGTGGAGAAGGCGGTGCTGGCCCGCGGGCTGCGCTGGCACCTGGAGGATCGCGTGCTGATCCACGGCAACAAGACCGTCGTCTTCGCCTGATCGGGCGAGACGCGGGTCGACGAGAGGCGCTCCATGTCCTTCTCCCAAGCGGTGCTCGCCCCTGGCTGCTGGCTGCTGGTGCTCTGTGCGCTGGTGTCGCTCGTGCTCTACGGGCTGGCGCTGGCCCAGCGCCCCTGGCGTGCGCTGCTGGCCGACACTGCCCTGCAGCACCGCTGGCTAGCCGCCAGCGTGGCGGTGCTGCTGATGTGGCAGCTGCGCGCCCAGGCGGTGGAGTGGCTCTCCCTGCACCTGATGTTCACCGCGCTGCTCACCCTGGTCTTCAAGGCCCCGCTGGCGCTGGTCACGATCCTGATCGTCAACCTCGCGGCGGTGGTCACCGGCCGCGTCGACTGGCCGCTGCTCGGCGTCAACCTGCTGGTCACCGGCGTCATGCCTGCGCTGGTCACGGTGCTGATTTGGCGCCTGGTAGACCGCCGCCTGCCCGACAACCTGATGGTCTTCCTGTTTGTCTGCGGCTTCTTCGGCGCCGCCCTCTCCACGCTGGCCGCGGGGCTCGTGGCCGTGGGGCTGATGATGCTCGGTGCCGACGACGCCCACGCCCTCTATCAGGCCATGGAGTACGCCCGCTTCCTGCCGCTGCTGATGCCCTCCGAGGCCTTCATCACCGGCATGCTGATGGCGATCCTGCTGGTCTACCACCCGAGCTGGGTCGCCACCTTCAACGACCATCGCTATATCGATACGAAGTAGCCCCCAGCGCCACCAGCGCGACAGCAGGCGCGCAGATCCCGCGCGATGGCCTTGCCTCGTGCTAGAGACTCAGCACCAGCTGGCGCCGCTCGGCCTCCGGCAGCAGGCGGGCGCCGACGCCGAGCAGGCGCACGGGGCGGCGGCGGCGCTCCCAGGCCTGCTCAAGCAGGCCCTGGTAGCTGGCGGGGGAGGGGGTCAGGCCGCGGCTCTCCAGGGTGGTCAGGCCGAAATCGTCGAAGCGCACCTTTACCACCAGCCCGGCCAGCGGCGGGTGGCCGTGGCGGGCCAGGCGCTCCTCGAGGCGCTCGCAGAGCGGTGCCAGGGCCTCGCGGCAGCTGGCGAGATCCGGCAGGTCCCGGGCGAAGGTGGTCTCCACGCTGATCGACTTGCGCTCGCGCTCCAGGCGTACCGGGCGCTCGTCGATGCCCCGTGCGAGCTCGAAGAGCCGCTTGCCGAACTTGCCGAAGGCCTCCAGCAGCCGCTCCAGCGGCACCTCGCGCAGGGCTGCGCAGGTGGTGATGCCCATGGCCTCCAGGCGCGCCCCGGTGGCGGGGCCCACCCCGTGGAGCTTCTTCACCGGCAGGGCGGCGAGGAAGGCTTCCAGGCGCTCCGGGGTGATCACCGTGAGGCCGTCGGGCTTCTCCCAGTCGCTGGCGATCTTGGCCAGGAACTTGTTGGGGGCCACCCCCACCGATAGGGTGATGCCGGTGCGCGCCAGGCACTCCTGCTTGAGCCAGCGGGCCATCCAGGTGGCGCTGCCGGAGAAGCGCTCCACCGCGCTGACATCGAGGAAGGCCTCGTCCAGGGAGAGGGGCTCCACCAGGGGGGTGAGCTCGTGGAAGATCGCCTGGATCTGTCGCGACACCTCGCGGTACTTGTCGAAGCTGCCGGGCAGCAGGGTGAGGTGGGGACAGAGGCGCAGTGCCCGGGCGGTGGGCATCGCCGAGTGGATGCCGAAGGCCCGGGCGGGGTAGTTGCAGGTGGCGATCACCCCGCGCCGCTCGGGGCTGCCGCCGATGGCCAGCGGCACCTCGGCAAGGGCCGGGTTGTCGCGCATCTCCACCGCTGCGAAGAAGCAGTCGCAGTCGGCGTGGAGGATCTTTCTCACGGCACGGGCTCGGTAAGTGCCTAGCCCAGCGCCTGGCCGCTGCCGCCGCGGATCACGCCTACGCCGATACCCTCGATCTCCAGCGCCTGATGGCGCAGGTCCACCTCGATGGGGGCGAACTCGGGGTTCTCGGCGGTCAGGGTGACCACGTGGCCGCGACGCGAGAAGCGTTTGACCGTCACCTCTTCCTCCAGGCGCGCCACCACGATCTGACCGTCGCGCACCTTCTCGGTGCGGTGCACGGCGAGTAGGTCGCCCTCCAGGATGCCGACATCCTTCATGGAGAGGCCGCGCACCCGCAGCAGGTAGTCGGCCCGGGGAGTGAAGTACTCCGGGGGTAGGGGGCAGTAGCGGTCGATATGCTCGGCGGCCAGTATCGGGCTGCCCGCGGCCACCTCGCCGATGATCGGCAGCCCCTGCTGGGGGGCATCGCCCTCGGCGGCGGCCTCCTGCTCCTGGGCGGGCAGGCGGATGCCTCGGGAGGTGCCGGCGATCATGCGGATGGCGCCTTTCTTCTCGAGGGCGCGCAGGTGCTCCTCGGCGGCGTTGGGCGAGCGGAAGCCCAGGGCCCGGGCGATCTCGGCCCGGGTGGGGGGATAGCCGAGCTCCTGAATGGTCTTGACGATGAAGTCATAGACGTTCTGCTGGCGCTGGGTGAGGGGGCGTGCCATGCGACCTCCGAAGCGGAAAGCGGCGACTGGGTGAATGCGTCAGTGATCAAGTATACAGCATGTTGTTCCATCCAGTAATTCGGATGGTGCGCGCGTCCGGTGCTGTCGATGCTGTCGATGCTGTCGATAGAACAGTCGATAGAACAGACTGTTTAAAACGGCTCGGTCTGGTGGCATTGAGCGCAAGCCCGCGGCTGGCGTACAATTCCACCACGTTTGAAACAGCCGTTTATTACCGGGACTCCTCCGATGGCCCAGACCGACACCGTCACCCGCATCCTCGATACTGCCGAGGTGCTGTTCGCCGAGCGCGGCTTCGCCGAGACCTCGCTGCGCACCATCACCAGCAAGGCCAGGGTCAACCTGGCCGCGGTGAACTACCACTTCGGCTCCAAGAAGTCGCTGATCCAGGCGGTGTTCTCCCGCTACCTCGATCCCTTCACCGAGCGCTTCCACCGCGCTCTGGACGAGCTCCAGGCGCGCTACGGCGACGAGGTGATCCCCCTCGAGGAGCTGCTCGAGACCATGGCGCGCAGCGTGCTGGAGGTGCCCGCCGAGCGCAACAGCCTCAAGGTCTTCATGCGCTTGCTGGGGCTCGCCTACAGCCAGGCCCAGGGCCACCTGCGCCGCTATATTCAGGAGGAGTACGGCAGCGTCTTCACCCGTTTCACCGAGCTGGTGCGCCAGGCCACCCCCGGGCTCCCCGACGCCGAGCGCTTCTGGCGCCTGCACTTCGTGCTCGGCACCGTGATCTTCACCCTTTCCGGCCTTGACGCCCTGCGCGATATCGCCGAGAAGGATTATGGTGAGCATGTGACGGTGCGCGAGCTGATCCGGCGCCTGCGCCCGGTGGTGGTGGCCGCCATGCAGGCCCCGCTGCCGGCGCCCCAGGTAGGCCAGGTAGAGCAGGCAGACCAGGCAGACCAGGCCTGAACGGCCGGCCATCTCGCCGGAATTGCCTCGTGAGGCTGGCGGCTGTGGCGAATCTGTCACTCCTGCCAGCTTTGCCCTAGAATCTGGCCCCTTTCACGTCTGTCTGCGAAGAATCTCTGCTTGCAAGAAGCCAAGGAAGCGAACATGACCCAGCTCGGTCCGGTGATGCTTGACCTGGAAGGCACCGCCCTCACCGCAGAGGAGCGAAAGCTGCTGGCGCGCCCCGAGGTGGGCGGGGTGATCCTCTTCGCCCGCAATACCGAATCGGCCGAGCAGGTCTGCGCGCTCTCCCGCGCCATCCGCGCGGTGCGCCCGGAGCTCCTGCTGGCCATCGACCAGGAGGGCGGCCGCGTGCAGCGGCTGCGCCAGGGGGTCACCCGGCTGCCGGCCATGGCGCGCCTGGGCGCGGGCTTCGGCGAGCATCCCGAGGTCACCCGGCGGCTCTGCCAGGACGCTGGCTGGCTGCTGGGCATGGAGATGGCCGCCTGCGGGCTGGATCTCAGCTTCGCCCCGGTGCTCGACGTCGACGACGGCACCTCCACGGTGATCGGCGACCGCAGCCTCTCCGCCGACCCCGAGGTCGTCGCCGCCCTGGCCGGCGCCTTCGTCGATGGCCTCCACGAGGCCGGCATGGTCGCCGTGGGCAAGCACTTCCCCGGCCACGGCGGCGTGGCCGCGGACTCCCACCTGGAGCTGCCCGTGGACCCGCGCCCGCTCGAGGCCCTGC
The Halomonas alkalicola DNA segment above includes these coding regions:
- the mobB gene encoding molybdopterin-guanine dinucleotide biosynthesis protein B — its product is MSATDDPNPIPSAAPLPLDAAMPLLGIAAWSGTGKTTLLEALLPRLAERGLRVAVIKHAHHTFDVDQPGKDSHRLRQAGAAPMLVASRERLALMMETPGQQEPDLARLVALVATQAPDLVLVEGFKAWPLPKLELHRPALGKPLRVAEDPWVRAVASDAPLTLPEGVEALDLNDLAALADWIAAWPARWPAERRPRAPATARGVAAP
- the moeA gene encoding molybdopterin molybdotransferase MoeA, with the translated sequence MTLSCFELGERMLAVEEARAAVLALVAGPLPAEIVPLALAHGRVLAEDAVSPIAVPQNTNSAMDGIALAWPAAPGEDCAPVTRFRRVVELHAGQAPAGPLAPGECAGITTGAPLPPGADTVIMREQLADEQGADGTRWAIVDQPERVRRGQNVRRAGEDIARGALALAAGTRLAAAELGLLASLGLAEVAVHRRPRVALFSTGDEVTAPGQPLPAAGIFDANRFSLMALAAEHGAEVLDLGILPDDRDAIAAALARAADEADLVITSGGVSVGDADHTRAALAEQGELGFWKIAIRPGRPLACGRLGPRGVPFLGLPGNPVAAMVTFREFAAPLLARLQGQLQGQRQGSAAADPERLTALADHALASRVGRVDLLRGVYRCDADGRLRVAVTGAQGSGILSSMVQANCLIEIAAERAAVAAGEAVTIQPLFRFP
- the moaC gene encoding cyclic pyranopterin monophosphate synthase MoaC yields the protein MSLTHLNARGEAHMVDVADKPESRREATASGRIRMLPETLALLAEGGLPKGDVLATARIAGIQAAKRTHELIPLCHALALSKVAIDFTLNEAESCVEVSATCRLNGRTGVEMEALTAVSVACLTLYDMCKAVDKGMEIDAIRLDTKTGGKSGDYRRGQALGEGAGEGAVVTGAEGPIVTGEGHSGQVALGSRCDIAAPCIRVKCLAELRERLGVGEISVPLTDLPRADVAGLKAALTTLDARFAGLNEGRVLCAVNQVMAGDDTPLTDEDEVAFFPPVTGG
- the moaE gene encoding molybdopterin synthase catalytic subunit MoaE; translation: MIRVQEAPFDAGVEQHALLAGRTDIGAVVCFTGLVRDFNERPEVTALTLEHYPGMTEAALTAIVDEARSRWPLDGVRVIHRIGRLAPGDPIVLVAVASAHRRAAFEACDFIMDYLKTRAPFWKKEHASDGDYWVSERHSDHEDAGRWTT
- the moaA gene encoding GTP 3',8-cyclase MoaA: MPQALIDDFGRRVRYVRISVTDRCDFRCVYCMSEEMTFLPRAQVLTLEELALVARAFVELGVEKVRLTGGEPLVRRDIDQLVAQIGALPGLRDFAMTTNGASLPKLAGRLREAGLTRLNISLDSLDPERFRALTRTGDLARVIEGIRAAREAGFSRIKLNAVILKGRNDDEVVDLVAFARDEGLDISFIEEMPLGDVSDHRRDETYCSSDEVQALIEARYPLTPTTESTLGPSRYFRMADSESRVGFISPHSHNFCATCNRVRVTVEGRLLLCLGNEHSVDLRRVLRAHPGNIDALKRAIVAAMPLKPERHHFTTDGDVQVVRFMNMTGG
- a CDS encoding H-NS family histone-like protein, which codes for MSSESLERIARNKNVARAAARQLSMEQLHKLSEVIVEVIEQKKDEERQRQEEELQKERKRSEILEAISEAGLSVDDLVLEPPRRKRGRPPKNATKA
- a CDS encoding ribonuclease J, which encodes MNLSLYGFGERGFGERGPEDEWIAVDCGMMIRQDLPDSPLQVPNLDTLTALGIRPRALIITHGHEDHIGAAAWLWPKWGCPIHATPLAAGLLRAKFIERGLATDAIRVIEPGEALECGPFTLRYLPLTHSIPESCALLLAAGEHRVLHTGDWKLDPEPLIGKPMSAATFRAIAPVDLVVGDSTNAPMPGHSRSEGEVARALEHTIARCEGRVVVSCFASNLARVLAIGHAAQRNGRRVSLMGRSMERMVAVARGLGYLDDFPPLVPVSDLGYLPPNEVLVIATGSQGEPRAALSRLARGRHHAMELGAGDSVIFSAKAIPGNELLIERLKSGLKRLGVTLLDEFSHPELHASGHPAQEELRTFYGWVKPRHLLPVHGEPRHQQAHRELAEPLGIQAPLIPLNGDLIRLDAEGLSLVSRHPQPPCIVSQNAVAPLPGLAGPNQGPRHGSLYLALSVTATGEGGWTRIGRLMLDASQASPIDEEAFTDWLDETLETLTGDTLAELRLALQPRLMGWFADHLRRLPEIHLQILAVEAPSASELG
- the purU gene encoding formyltetrahydrofolate deformylase; its protein translation is MSHYYRLVVSCPDRGGIVSRVSGFIAGHGGSITEASQHSDLETGRFFMRYEILADSIGMPPEALREAFAPIADEFDMTWALTDTRNRPRMVLMVSKESHCLVDLLYRWTAGELDCDIAAVISNHETMRGLVEWHGIPYHHVPVQPDQKQAAFDEVVRLVDDVRADCVVLARYMQILPPSICERYAGRVINIHHSFLPSFAGAKPYHQAYERGVKLIGATCHYVTEELDAGPIIEQDIHRVSHCHTPGDLVRFGRDVEKAVLARGLRWHLEDRVLIHGNKTVVFA
- a CDS encoding energy-coupling factor ABC transporter permease, with translation MSFSQAVLAPGCWLLVLCALVSLVLYGLALAQRPWRALLADTALQHRWLAASVAVLLMWQLRAQAVEWLSLHLMFTALLTLVFKAPLALVTILIVNLAAVVTGRVDWPLLGVNLLVTGVMPALVTVLIWRLVDRRLPDNLMVFLFVCGFFGAALSTLAAGLVAVGLMMLGADDAHALYQAMEYARFLPLLMPSEAFITGMLMAILLVYHPSWVATFNDHRYIDTK
- the dinB gene encoding DNA polymerase IV; the encoded protein is MRKILHADCDCFFAAVEMRDNPALAEVPLAIGGSPERRGVIATCNYPARAFGIHSAMPTARALRLCPHLTLLPGSFDKYREVSRQIQAIFHELTPLVEPLSLDEAFLDVSAVERFSGSATWMARWLKQECLARTGITLSVGVAPNKFLAKIASDWEKPDGLTVITPERLEAFLAALPVKKLHGVGPATGARLEAMGITTCAALREVPLERLLEAFGKFGKRLFELARGIDERPVRLERERKSISVETTFARDLPDLASCREALAPLCERLEERLARHGHPPLAGLVVKVRFDDFGLTTLESRGLTPSPASYQGLLEQAWERRRRPVRLLGVGARLLPEAERRQLVLSL
- the lexA gene encoding transcriptional repressor LexA, translating into MARPLTQRQQNVYDFIVKTIQELGYPPTRAEIARALGFRSPNAAEEHLRALEKKGAIRMIAGTSRGIRLPAQEQEAAAEGDAPQQGLPIIGEVAAGSPILAAEHIDRYCPLPPEYFTPRADYLLRVRGLSMKDVGILEGDLLAVHRTEKVRDGQIVVARLEEEVTVKRFSRRGHVVTLTAENPEFAPIEVDLRHQALEIEGIGVGVIRGGSGQALG
- a CDS encoding TetR/AcrR family transcriptional regulator is translated as MAQTDTVTRILDTAEVLFAERGFAETSLRTITSKARVNLAAVNYHFGSKKSLIQAVFSRYLDPFTERFHRALDELQARYGDEVIPLEELLETMARSVLEVPAERNSLKVFMRLLGLAYSQAQGHLRRYIQEEYGSVFTRFTELVRQATPGLPDAERFWRLHFVLGTVIFTLSGLDALRDIAEKDYGEHVTVRELIRRLRPVVVAAMQAPLPAPQVGQVEQADQADQA